The Camelus ferus isolate YT-003-E chromosome 4, BCGSAC_Cfer_1.0, whole genome shotgun sequence genome has a segment encoding these proteins:
- the SPINK4 gene encoding serine protease inhibitor Kazal-type 4 isoform X2: MEWMPTPGLLRTEGPVSAEKPVFSRLPLCEHMAEPPKCPLTYNPVCGTDGVTYDNECKLCLLRINTKQDIQIVKDGQC; the protein is encoded by the exons ATGGAGTGGATGCCCACACCTGGGCTGCTCAGAACAG AAGGACCAGTGTCGGCAGAAAAGCCCGTTTTCTCAAGACTG CCACTCTGTGAGCACATGGCAGAGCCTCCTAAATGTCCCCTGACATACAACCCGGTCTGCGGCACTGACGGGGTCACGTATGACAATGAATGCAAGCTCTGCTTGCTCCGGAT AAACACCAAACAGGACATCCAGATCGTGAAGGATGGCCAGTGCTGA
- the SPINK4 gene encoding serine protease inhibitor Kazal-type 4 isoform X1, translated as MAVRLWVVTLALAALFIVDREGPVSAEKPVFSRLPLCEHMAEPPKCPLTYNPVCGTDGVTYDNECKLCLLRINTKQDIQIVKDGQC; from the exons ATGGCTGTCCGCCTGTGGGTAGTTACCCTGGCCTTGGCTGCCCTTTTCATTGTGGACAGGG AAGGACCAGTGTCGGCAGAAAAGCCCGTTTTCTCAAGACTG CCACTCTGTGAGCACATGGCAGAGCCTCCTAAATGTCCCCTGACATACAACCCGGTCTGCGGCACTGACGGGGTCACGTATGACAATGAATGCAAGCTCTGCTTGCTCCGGAT AAACACCAAACAGGACATCCAGATCGTGAAGGATGGCCAGTGCTGA
- the BAG1 gene encoding BAG family molecular chaperone regulator 1, producing the protein MLGGAWGGFSGIEPSCSGAAPRGGAGRPGLGEEVAGRGCRAPCSAPTAGRATSAGLAERGGARRTRGDRERPGPRRRATRPGREPRQSVPPAERGPPSSQRSAVRSVTGGHAGPTRGAAAGARRPRVKKKARPRLARSEEVTRSEEVTRSEEVARSEEVTRNEEVVRSEEVVRSEEVTRNEEVVRSEEVVRSEEVARSEEVARNEEVAQSEEMATAGLSVTVTHSNEKHDLHVIPQEGCSEPVVQDLAQVVEEATGVPLPFQKLIFKGKSLKEMETPLSALGIQNGCRVMLIGKKNSPEEEAELKKLKDLEKSVEKIADQLEELNKDLTGIQQGFLAKDLQAEALCKLDRRVKVTIEQFMKILEEIDTLILPENFKDSRLKRKGLVKRIQAFLAECDTVEQNICQETERLQSTNLALAD; encoded by the exons ATGT tgggtggggcctggggcggcTTTAGCGGAATAGAGCCCAGCTGCAGCGGGGCTGCTCCCAGGGGCGGGGCCGGTAGGCCCGGGTTGGGCGAGGAAGTAGCCGGGCGGGGTTGCAGGGCACCGTGCTCAGCTCCCACCGCTGGGCGGGCAACAAGCGCGGGTCTGGCGGAGCGCGGCGGCGCGCGGAGAACGCGGGGCGACCGGGAGCGGCCGGGCCCTCGGCGGCGCGCCACTCGGCCGGGCCGGGAGCCGCGCCAGTCGGTGCCTCCAGCCGAGCGCGGTCCGCCTTCCTCGCAGCGATCAGCCGTCCGGAGTGTGACCGGCGGGCATGCTGGACCCACCAGGGGCGCCGCCGCCGGCGCTCGCAGGCCGCGGGTGAAGAAGAAAGCGCGGCCTCGCTTGGCCCGGAGCGAAGAGGTGACCCGGAGCGAAGAGGTGACCCGGAGCGAAGAGGTGGCCCGGAGCGAAGAGGTGACCCGAAACGAAGAGGTGGTCCGAAGCGAAGAGGTGGTCCGAAGCGAAGAGGTGACCCGAAACGAAGAGGTGGTCCGAAGCGAAGAGGTGGTCCGAAGCGAAGAGGTGGCCCGAAGCGAAGAGGTTGCCCGAAACGAAGAGGTGGCTCAGAGCGAGGAAATGGCGACAGCAGGGCTCAGCGTGACCGTCACCCACA GCAATGAGAAGCATGACCTTCATGTTATCCCACAAGAAGGCTGTAGTGAACCAGTTGTCCAAGACCTGGCCCAGGTTGTTGAAGAGGCCACAGGGGTCCCGCTGCCTTTTCAGAAACTCATATTTAAGG gaaaatctcTGAAAGAAATGGAGACACCACTGTCAGCACTTGGAATACAAAATGGTTGCCGGGTCATGTTAATTGGAAAAAAG aaCAGTCCAGAGGAAGAAGCTGAACTAAAGAAGTTGAAAGATTTGGAGAAGTCTGTGGAGAAGATAGCTGACCAACTGGAAGAGTTGAATAAAGACCTTACTGGAATCCAGCAG GGTTTTCTGGCCAAGGATTTGCAAGCTGAAGCTCTCTGCAAACTGGATAGGAGAGTAAAGGTGACAATCGAGCAGTTTATGAAGATCTTAGAGGAGATTGACACACTA ATTCTGCCAGAAAATTTCAAAGACAGTAGACTGAAAAGGAAAGGTTTGGTGAAAAGGATTCAG GCGTTCCTAGCTGAGTGTGACACAGTGGAGCAGAACATCTGCCAGGAGACGGAGCGACTGCAGTCCACAAACTTGGCCCTGGCCGACTGA